In Spirosoma aureum, a single genomic region encodes these proteins:
- a CDS encoding PadR family transcriptional regulator, protein MDTTGNEFLRGTLKTIVLKLLAERSPSGQGRMYGYEITQAVKERTKGEITLSFGALYPVLHKLEQEGFLITDTEEVEGRLRKYYSLTPTGTQVAEQKVSDFERFMEAMRALLDPLPSLATGH, encoded by the coding sequence ATGGATACAACAGGCAATGAATTTCTTCGAGGTACGCTCAAAACGATCGTCCTGAAGTTACTGGCCGAACGGTCTCCTTCTGGGCAGGGAAGAATGTATGGCTACGAAATTACGCAGGCCGTAAAAGAGCGAACTAAAGGCGAGATAACCTTATCGTTCGGCGCTTTATATCCTGTTCTGCATAAACTGGAACAGGAAGGTTTTCTCATTACAGATACCGAAGAAGTGGAGGGACGGCTGCGAAAATACTATTCGCTTACGCCAACCGGCACCCAGGTTGCCGAACAGAAAGTCTCCGATTTTGAGCGCTTTATGGAAGCAATGCGAGCCCTTCTCGATCCATTGCCCAGCCTGGCTACCGGTCACTAA